CAGGTTGATATTCTACGCGGTGGCAACCTTCGGTGGCTTTCCTCTGCGAGTTGCGATGTCACGATCGCAATTCAGCAGCGAGCGACAGCAGTGCTATCGTCTGCACGACCGGTATTGTTTTGTTACGCGTTTGCCCTGACCGTGCTGGAGTGCCAAGAATTTACGTTTCTCTCGGCGATTCGCACGGCTGGACGCGCCCACAAAAAGGCATCGAACCAATTCGTTTTGAGCGGTGATTATTCGTCGTTCGTGACATGCGTAACGTTGACATGCAAGGGCAAATTGAAGTAGAGTCCGGTGCCGGCGATTCGCGGCGCGACTGAAAGCGTCTTTTGAAGGGGTCGAGGGACGATAGCGGGGAAAACACACAGCGCGACGCGTGCAGACGAGAAAAAGAAGGCAGCATCTGTCGAAGGCAGTAGTGTTGGAAAACAGCGGCCGTTGCTTTGTTGGGGAAAACGAAACTCTGCCATCACCGTACCCTTTCGTCCCTATGCGGCGAATCGCCGTGGCCAGGGGACGCACGTCGAGGCGGTCAACGCGGGTCACGCGAACGTGTACGAGATGAATTCTTCATTCCGGCATCCGCGCTCCCACACCCTGAAGCAGTTCATTCTGCTCGGAAAGTCATGTTGGTCCTGAGCGATAATGCCTTGGGCTTGCTGCCGACAAAAATAACGTGAAGTCGGTCGCCAGAGGCCTGGCATACCCACTCAATAATTCCTCTTATAGCGAGTAGCGCATTCCATGATGAACCGCCTTGGGGTTCGAGGTGCGTCGACCGAAATAGCACCCTACTTCGCACAGCCGGCTAGCTCGCATGTCGAGGCCGCCTCGTTTACGAGTGCGCGAACCGCGAGTGAGCAACCGCTGGCAATGTTCGCACCGGTCCACTACGAGTCGAACTATGCTTACCCACTCGTAGTTTGGTTGCACGGGCCGGGCGACGATGAGAACCAACTAAAGCGCATCATGCCGTTGATGAGCCTGCGGAATTACGTAGGGGTCGCCATCCGCGGAACGGCACCCTACGCAAGTTCGAATGGGAAGCCGGGCTATGCTTGGGCGCAGTCCCAGCCGCACGTGGCGCTCGCCGAGCAGCGCGTCGCCGAGGCGATGCAAACCGCCCAGTCGCGGCTGAACATCTGTTCGAGACGCATTTTTGTGGCCGGCTTCGATTGTGGCGGCACCATGGCCCTGCGACTGGCACTGGCACATCCCACGCGGTTTGCCGGCGCGCTATCCGTCGGCGGGGAGTTTCCGGTCGGTGGCGCACCGCTGGCGCGTTTGTCTGAGGCCCGCGAAGTGCCAGTATTTCTGGCCTGCGGACGGGATAGCCAGAGATACCCGACGGCGATCGTTTGCGACAACCTCAAGCTGCTGCATTCGGCCGGTATCAACCTCACGCTTCGCCAATATCCTGGTGGTCATGAAGTTGCCCCCGGAATGCTGACGGACATGGATCGCTGGATTATGGAAATCGTGACCGGCACTTCAGCGACTCCGCGCAATGGTCGCCGGGGCGAAAACTGAGCGCCGCGGTGCGGCTAAGTTTGAGCGCCGCTCTGGGCCCTTTCAGATGCCATTGTCTGGCTCCGCAGGTCAAGACCGCGATGCTTCGCGGGAAGGCCGTGGAATCTAGCTCGGTATTGTCCTCAACTGTCAGCGAGCACGAGGCGCCGTAGTCTACCCATCTCTCCTGGTGCGCCGCTGCTGCGGGCAACTGATCTGGCCCCAATAGCTCCGATGCGGTACACCCATCACCCACGACCGCAGAGCCACGGCCGGTCGTGGAACGGAAGCCGGATGTCGTGGCGGCCACCGCACGGGGCGTCGCGCGCCATAGCGCACGATTCGACGCCAGAAATCGGGCCGGGCGCGCGGCAGTTTGCCTGTACGTTTTGTCTGAAAATCCGCCCCGCGCTGCCCCCGGTGTCGAACATACACCATGTTTTCATCTCTTCGAGCCACCATCGCCACCGACCCGGACGCCAACGAGCCGCCCCGGTTCGACGACTGGTTGTCCACGCCCGAGCCGCAACGACGCCATCTGCCTTGGAATATCGGCTTGGTATTGCTACTGGTTGTGGCGTGCTTCGTTCCGCGAGCGTTGATGGCGTGGCGCATCAACACAATCTGCGTCGACGGCGTCGTCTATTTCCGGCTGGCCAACGATCTCGAGAATCGTCAAGTCGCGGCGGATGATGGTGGTCGCCTGCAATCCGGAACCTATCCTATGGCGCTGGCCAGCTTGCACCGGCTGGGCTTCGATTGGGAGACCGCCGCGGAATTTTACGGCGTGCTATTGTCCACGCTCGCGGTGTTGCCGCTATTTGGCTGGGTTCGACGACAGTTCGACGAGCGCGTGGCGACGGTCGCCTGTTTGTTATATGCCTTCCACCCGAAGCTGATCGAGTGGAGCCCCGAGGCTGTACGAGAACCGTCGTTCTGGTTCTTCTTTTTGCTCGCGCTGTACTTGATGTGGCGTGCCGCGGTCGAAGTCGATTGGCGCTGGTTCATCGCCGGCGGTGCCGTAGTTGCCTTGACTTGCCTAACGCGCTTTGAGGGATGGTTCCTGCTGTTTCCCCTGGTGGGTTGGACAGCCTTACGATTTTTCCGACTGCGCGTGGGCCGCTGGCGGCTCGTCAGTGGTTTCATTGGCGGCGTTGTGACATTGCCGCTGGTATTCTTTGTATTCGGCCAGTTATTGCCGGGCAACAACAATTGGGACCATCTTCGCATCGAGCCTATGCAGCGTGCGGGAACGTGGCTGCTATCCTGGAGCGAATACCTTGCAGAAGCGCCGGAGCCGCCTCCCTCCCCCCAACCGGCCGTCACGCCCGGCGGTCCACCACCCGCTGCACCGGCCACCTTCGGCGAAACGTCCTCAATGTTCGTGCGCATAGCCGAGAGAGGGTTGACGCCGCTCTTTGGCATTTTCATGTTGGGCGGTTTGCTGGCCAGTCCGCGACTCTTTTATCGCAGCGAGAACTGGCCGATCCTGCTGATCGCGCTGGCCGTCGCCGCTGGCATTTGGATCCACCTGTGGTACGCGCATCAAGCGAGCAGCCGCTACGTTCTGACAATCGTGCTCGTCACCATGCAAGGAGCGGCGATCGGCGTGCTTGAGTTTGGCCGACTGGCGGGCAGGTGGCTGTCGGAGCGATGGCCTCGAGCGCAGTTGATGGCGACCGTCGGAGCGTTGGTGGTCGTGGCCGCGGTTGGCACGGTCGATGCCGTCTCGAGTGATTTCCGCAGCCGAGCTGCTCTGGCGAGCCTCGGAAGATGGATTCATGACCAGTACCCGCGAGCGCCTCTGATCGTGGGATCCGAGAACCAGTTAATGCTGGTGGGCTACTACGCCCAAGGATCAGCGTTTTTCTTTCCTCCCGAGCTTGCGGGCGACGCGTTGGCGGGCTGGGTCGAACAGGTGAAGCCAGATGCGGTCGTCATCTCGAAGCGACGACAGACGCCTGCAGAGTACCAAGCGATCATCGACCGCTGCGAGCAGCTTGGCCTCGCGGTGGTTGAGGAAAATCAGATCGCCACACCAACAAAAAATATCCTCGTGCTCGCGCGCGTGCAGTCTGAGCCGGAGCACATTCGTCAGGCAGCGTTTACCTCGGCAACCAAGCCCTAGTCACAGCTTAGCTCCCGTCCACGACCAATCAGACACAATCACGTGTTGCCCCCGCTGATATGTTCCTATCCGTTGTCGCCGACAAAACTGTCGCGTTCGCATTTCTTGCCGCCCTGTTGGCCGCGCTGGCTTTGACTCCGATCGCGCGCGCCGTGGCGCGCCGATTGAAGGTTGTTGATGTGCCCGACGGCGCCCGCAAATGCCACGACCGCCCGGTGCCGTTGTGGGGCGGGATCGCGGTGTATCTCGCGATCGCAGTCGGTGTGCTGGTGGCTCGCTATGGACCCGTCGACAGCGCCGCCTTTGATCAATTCTCGACAACTGTAATCCTGGCCTGCGGCCTGGTTTGTCTGGTAGGGTGCATCGATGACAGCCACGACCTCCCGGCACGATTTAAGCTCATGCTGCAGGTTGGCTCGGTGATGCCTGTTGTTCTGGCAGGATACTACTTCGATCGCGTGGTGGCGTTTGGCTATCCGATCGATCTTGGTTGGCTGGGCATCCCGCTGACGATTCTGTGGTTGGTCGGCTGCATCAACGCTCTGAACTTGCTCGACGGATTAGACGGGCTGGCGTCGGTCGTAGGAATCTCGGCCTCATTGATGATGGCTATTATCGCCACCAATTCTGGACATCCTCACGTCGGCATCGTAGCGCTGTTGGCGGCAGGGTCGTTGGCGGGATTTCTTGTCTACAACCTGCCCCCTGCAAGCATCTTCTTAGGTGATTCCGGCAGTATGGTCATCGGTCTATTGGTAGGCATGATCAGCATTCAAGGCGCGCTGAAGACCAGCGCCACACTGTCAATCGCGGTGCCTGCCGTTGTCATGAGCATACCCATGCTGGACACGGTGTTCGCCATTGTGCGCCGCAAGCTTTCTGGCCAACGTTTCGACACGGCGGACCGCGGTCATATACATCATCGCTTGCTAGAACGCGGCCTCACGAAATGGCAGGCGTTGTGCATTATCGGCGCCTTATGCCTGACCACCGGTGCGGCGGCCACCGCCGCGACGATCTTTCGCTTCGAGTGGGTGGGCTGGATCACTGCCATCGCCCTTATTGTCTTGTTGGTCCGAACGCGCTCTTTTGGACATCATGAAGTCGCGCTGGCCAAACAGCATTGCAGCGCCGTGTTAGCCCGCTGGTCCGCCACTATCGCCGAGAGCACGACACGCTGGACTCGCGCCCACCCTCAGGCAACCTGGCAGCGCGCATGGCACGAGCTTCTGCACGACGAAATTATGAGCCAGGCGGCGGGCTTCGAGCTACTGTTGGCAACCCGCGCGGAACAGGCCCGTTATTCGTGGCGCAACCCCATGGCAATCGCGCCAACGCACGCGCAGCTGCCGCTTGCCCTGACATTTACGCAACCTAACGGAACAATGTGCCAGCTCCAATTGCTCGGACTACGGCCGGCCAGCGAAACGCACGACGTATTGCCGCGGGTCACGGCTTTGCTCAACGCCTTGGTCCAGACATGGCAACCGACCGATGAAGCATTGATGCCACCTGCCGGTGTCGAATGCCACCGCATCGTGGTCGACTCCTGGCGCCGCGCCGCTTAAAGCCACGACGGGATGCCAACCAATGCCGGTATCAATTACGTCGCGGTACTCTTCGCGACCCATTGCAGGCGAGCTACCAGTCCCTATGGAAGCAACGGCACGGCGTCAGCGTTTACGACAAAGCGGATGCCATCACGACCGTCGCATAGAATCTCGCTCGGGCTGGCCTCGATTGGCCTGGACCGAAGTTTGGACAAATCGCGAGCTGCTCGGTTTTTTCGTATGGCGAGACGTTAAGGTTCGCTACAAGCAGACTCTACTCGGTGTCATCTGGGCGGTGTTGCAACCGCTGACGACAATGATCGTTTTCAGTGTTATCTTCGGGCGACTCGCGCAGCTGGATTCCGAGGGCGTTGCTTATCCCGCATTCAGTCTGGCCGGACTATTGCCCTGGCTGCTTTTCTCGGGCGGAGTGACATTGGCGGCCAGCTCGCTGGTCGGCAATGTGAATCTGCTAACCAAGGTTTATTTTCCGCGCATTTTGCTGCCACTATCAAATGTGATTTCCGCGCTACTCGATTTCGCCGTGTCGCTCGCCCTGCTGTTCGCGGTCCTCGGCTGGTTTGATATCTGGCCGACCTGGCGCATGATGCTATTGCCGGCGTCGATCGCGCTGGCCTTGATCACGGCGGCCGGCGCGGGCCTGTGGTTGGCAGCGCTCAACGCCCAATATCGTGATATTCGGCATGCCCTGCCCTTCGTCATGCAAATCTGGATGTATGCGACACCAATCGTCTATTCGTTGAGTATCGTGCCCGAGCCCTGGCGCCCGTTGGTGGCGATCAATCCACTGGTCACCGTCGTCGAGTCATTTCGGTTTATCATGCTCGGTACGAACGGACTGTCGGTGGGTCTGGTCGCAGTCTCCTGTGTATCGGCACTAGCACTGCTCCTGAGCGGCACCTGGTACTTCCGCTCTATGGAGCGTCTGATGGCCGACACGATTTGAAGTGTTCCGCAAAAGAGTTTTGACAATATAAGTTTTCGGGTGAGGGAGCGACGCCGGCGCCTGGCGTGGGCATAGATCCTTAATGGTCATCGTCTTACCCGCCATTTGACTTCGGCGTTCCGAAACTTTGATGCAGCGTCGTCGAACAGGAAATGTAAAATGCCCGAGACGGCGATAAGCATCCGAAATCTTGCCAAACGTTATCGCTGCTCGCCCGGCGCACGTCGACATATGACATTACGCGACCGGTTGACGTCGAGCATGACGCGAGCCTGGCGCCGCGTTACCCCTCAGCCCGGCCAGGACAAGTTGCAGCCATCGGACGGATTTTGGGCTTTGCGAAATCTTTCCCTCGACGTGGCGGCCGGCGAAGTCTTGGGGGTTATTGGGCACAATGGGTCCGGCAAGAGCACGCTGCTTAAAATTCTGGCGCGCATTACCGAGCCGTCGCAGGGCTACGCCATCGTGCGGGGACGCGTCGGCGCTCTCTTGGAAATTGGCACAGGGTTCCATATGGAGCTCACCGGCCGCGAGAATGTCTACCTCAGCGGCGCCATCCTGGGAATGCGCCGTGCGGAAATCCGCGGCAAATTCGCCGCTATCGTAGCGATGGCTGGTGTCGAAGACTTTCTCGAGATACCTGTCAAACGCTACTCGACCGGCATGTACCTGCGACTGGCATTCTCGGTTGCCGCGCATTTGGACAGCGACATCTTGCTATTGGACGAAGTATTGGCGGTCGGTGACATCGCGTTTCAATGCACGTGCCAGGACAAAATTCGCGAGTTGGCAAATGAGGGGCGAACGATTGTCCTCGTCTCGCATGATCTGACTAGCGTGCGGGCGCTGTGCGACCGTGTCTTGCTGCTCGAGGCCGGACAGGCTGCGGCACTCGGCTCGGCCGCACATGTCATCGATGGGGAAACGTCAGCGGCCGCTTAAGTCCGCCCGCCCATCGTGCTGACTCCATCTTCAAAACGGCCCCTCTCTCAGGCGATCGCGGGGGTAACCGGCTCCGGCCACCGTCGGCATAATTGCTACTGCCGGGACAACCTAGCCAAACTATGGTTCTTGCCTGGAGAGCCCATACCCATGGCTTCTGACAACCGGGCCGCCATTACAACACAGCCGGCGTTGACCATTCTTCCAGTAGTGGCTACTTTACGCCCCGCGATTCGACCGTCGGCCGTGCCGTGGCCGCGTTATAAGTCGCCTGTTGAAGGAAGAGTCTATGTCTTTGCCACTGTCGGCCGACATTGTCACAAGCAAGCGGTATGTGGTTACTCCGTCTCCTGGCGCGCGAAGACCATCGACAATGATATCGGCTATCGTGGACCTAGACGTAGGGGTGATCTACTCCGGCGAGCAGAATTACATGCTGCCGCTGGTGAAATCGTTGGCCGGTTCGGCCGACGGGCTGACGCTCCGCTTGATCCTCGTCGACAATGCTTCGCCCGAGGGCGTGGCAAGCTACGCCGACTATTGCCCGCGCACCAAGATCGTTGCCAACGCTGAACGTCTTGGCTATGCGGCGAATCTGAATCGCATCCTGGCGGCGAGCGATGCTCGCTATACGCTGCTACTCAACACCGACATGTATTTCGATGTCGGCGAGCAGTGCATCGCCAAGATGGTCAAATTCATGGATGACAACAGCGGCTGCGGAATCAGCATCTGCAGAATCTATCATCCCGACGGCACATACGGATATCCAGCGCGACGATTTCCCACCTGGCGCGCCATTGCCGCGCGTCGGCTGGGCCTGGCAAGGTTTTATGCTGGCGAGCTACGGGATCACCTCTATCAAGATTCAGACACAAAGACCAGCTTCGACTGCGATTGGATTAGCGGCTGTTTTATGCTTGTTCGACGCGATGCCATGCGTGACGTGGGCCGGTTCGATGAAGGTTACGCGAAGTATTTCGAGGACGTCGACATGTGCCTGCGCATGGCCCGCGCCGGCTGGCAGGTCAAGTTTCACGGGCAGACGTATTGCTACCACTTCGAGCAGCGTGCCAGTCGCCGCACCTTATCGCGCGACGCCTGGTGGCACGCCCGGTCGTATTTGCGGTGGTTGACGAAGTGGAGGCTTAGCGTGCCATCAAACGCGCCGAACAACGCATCGCGCGCGAAGGCGATGCTGACGGCAGCCCGATCTTTGCGACACGATCCCTCTCACGCGAATCCCGGCCAGCCACCGAAGGGCGCCACCGAGTCGCGGACCGCGCGGCGTCCTGACGGACGACGTTAAATTTTGCCTCGGGACTCGTCACGTTCAAACTGGGCTTGTACGGGCGCTTGAGCTTACGCCTTATCCTCGGGCGTTACTCCCAGAACGATGTCGAATCGCGCGGCCAGCTCGCCGATGCGCGAGTTCGGAATCGGCGAGAAATCGATGATGATCGAGTCTCGTAGTTGCTGGTCGCGAATTCCTTTGAGAACGGCGTCGCGCTCGTTGCCCGGCTCGCCTTTGATGTAACACTGCGTCGTAAACTTGTCGCGCCCCTTCGTTTTGACGGCGAAGTGAATGTGCGGCGTCCGCCCGGGGTAGGGCACCGGCTTGACCGTGCGAAAGCAGTAGTCGCCCGTTGAGCCAGTGAGGAATCGACCAAAGCCCTGAAAGTTACCGTCGTGCGCGTCGCGATTGCCGCTGCGCGAATGAATGTAGGCGCCGTGGCTGTCGACTTGCCAAATCTCGACCAGCGCGTTGCGGATCGGCTCGCCGTCCGCGTCAAGGATGCGGCCGCTGAGGTAAGTGATCTCCCCGACGGCGGGGGTAATCCCCTCGTTAATAATCAATAGATCATTGTCGGTGTCCAGCGGAAGCTTATCAGGATAAAACGGCCCTTCGGTTTGACGCGGCGTCAAAGTCAGTTCTTCGGCCAGGGCACCGCGTACGGTAAAGAGAGCGGCGCTCGCAGCGACGCTTCCCAGGAAACGGCGTCGCGTGAACGATGATATTCCGATTGGCATACCCTGAGTCCTCCCATTGAGAAAGGTTCCTGCGCCGTGCCGTCCGGCAGGAGTTGGCACCTCGCGTGGAATTATAACACGATCCATACGGTACTGCGTGCATGCGTTAAACAGCTTGCATTTTGACGAGAAAGGCGCGTCACGCTCGATCGATTCGTGCCCTCGCAACTTGGATATCGCCGCCTGGCTTAAAACGTCTGCTAGGGACCGCATGTAACCGGCCCTAGCGCCGCTGACGTTCGAACTTCACAATTCGGGCGCGATCGTTCGCCTTACCATGACCCTGTCTAACGGTCTCACGGCAGGGCATCCATCTCTACTTGGGTAGCACGCCAGAACACGCCACGTGTACGTTATCTCGACAAGCCAATAGCGAGGAGCCATTTCGCGCCGGGGGCTCGAATAATGGCGGCGAGGGGCACCCCAAGTCGATGCGATTATGTGCCCGACGGAAGCTTACTTTCTTGGCTCTCCCTCGGCATGAACATGGGGCGACGCCACAGCAATACAGCGGCGATCTACAAGTTAAGTTGCCGCCGGGCGAGAAAAACGCCGCGCGATCCAGCTAGAAATTGTTCCGATGCACGACAACTGAAAAACTAGCTGTTCATTCCTTGCCGCGGCCGGATGCAAGGTAATCCTGCCTACCCCCAATGGGCTACGGACAACGAGGAATGACCGCTGGCAAACCCTAACCCCTGGCTGTTTTATGACGAATTATTTGCCCCGGGCGGAGGCGGCATTTAGAATGGAGTTTCTCTTCGCGCGGAGCAAAAACCCAAAAAGCGATTCTCGCTCAGGCACTGCCATTTGGCGGTGGTCGGTCGAGGTTGCTTTACGTACCATCGGGTCATTGACTTAGCAGGGTGCATCTCGAGTCGGAGGCTGCGTTGTAGGCATGAGTGTTTATCCCACGTCGGAACGTCATTTGTGGAAAGCTCTTCAACCGTACGGTCTTGCTATCCTGAGTCTTGCCGTTGCGACTCTCGTGCGGTTGGCGCTGAACCCCCTGCTGGGTGATCGCCAGGCCTTTATGACGTACTTTGCGACACTCATCGTGGTGTCTGCAATAAGCGGTGTAGGACCTTCGCTGACCGTTCTATTTGGCAGCGTGCCGCTGGTTATGTGGTGCTTCTTTCCTCCGCACCGATCTCTTGCCGTCTCGGAAGCGCATAATCTTATCGCCATCGGGACTTTCGTAAGCTTGGGACTGCTGGTCGTGGTACTGGGCGGTATGCTTCGCCGTGCGCGGCATCAAGCAGAGGAAAGTGAGCAACTCTTCGATAGCAAGGCGCGCGAACTCGAACTGGATCGCGCCCGACTTCAACAGGAGCTTCTCCATCTAACAGACGAAATGCGCGGCGTGGATGCTCGCCGTGAGGATTTTCTCGCGCTTGTGGCCAATGAGTTACGTCGTCCGCTGGTGCCGATCGCCAGCGCAGCCTCCTTCCATAGCGTGGCGGCGACCGCGTCCGAAATGGAATCCGCAATGGACGTTGTCAAGCTAGAAACGACAAAGCTGGGTCGCCTGATCGATGATCTCTTAGATGCGTTCCGACACAATCAGGGAGCAATGCAGCTTCACAAAGTGCCGTTGGATTTGGCGCAGATTGCCAGTAAGGCGGTCGCAACGGTCCGCTCGGTGGCCGCGCAGTCAGGCCGTGAGCTGAACGTTTCGTTGGCCAAGGAGGCCATTCCGGTCAATGGCGATGCCGTCCGTTTAGAACGGGTCGTTTACAACCTGTTGATGAACGCCATTCGATCGACGAATCCGGGCGGTCAGATCTGGCTCACGGCCCTAGAGCGCGACGGTGCCGCAGTGCTGAAAGTCAAAGACACGGGCGTCGGCCTGACTGAGGATGCGATCCCGCGCGTCTTCAATCTGAATTCCCAACTGGACGGCTCGCTAGCTAGAGAGAGCGGAGGTCTGGGTATTAGTTTGACCGCCATCAAACCGATCGTCGACATGCACGGCGGCATGGTTTCGGTAAACAGCAACGGGCTGGGACAAGGCTGCGAGTTCGTCGTCTTTCTGCCGCTGGTGGATTCGGCAAAAACAACCGGCCCCGCTGCCGCACACGATTCGCCCGTCGCCAATCACGAAGTGGCTACTGCCCACGTCAACAAGGACGTGCCGCAGGCTTAGCGAGTCCCGAGCCACGATCTATCCCGGCGCGCGTTCGTGCCCTTTATAGAATACCTATTCGACGCGTATTCGCGCGAGCTTTTCGGGATTGCGGATAGCATAGCAGGTGACAATCCGGCCGTCGCAGATGTCGAATGTGAGCACGGTGACCACTTGGTAATCGGATAGTGCCATCAGGCCAGGCTGGCCATTGACGCGCACGCGACGCACCTCCATGCCCGGCGGTGCCTTCTTCGT
This genomic stretch from Pirellulales bacterium harbors:
- a CDS encoding alpha/beta hydrolase-fold protein gives rise to the protein MMNRLGVRGASTEIAPYFAQPASSHVEAASFTSARTASEQPLAMFAPVHYESNYAYPLVVWLHGPGDDENQLKRIMPLMSLRNYVGVAIRGTAPYASSNGKPGYAWAQSQPHVALAEQRVAEAMQTAQSRLNICSRRIFVAGFDCGGTMALRLALAHPTRFAGALSVGGEFPVGGAPLARLSEAREVPVFLACGRDSQRYPTAIVCDNLKLLHSAGINLTLRQYPGGHEVAPGMLTDMDRWIMEIVTGTSATPRNGRRGEN
- a CDS encoding glycosyltransferase family 39 protein encodes the protein MFSSLRATIATDPDANEPPRFDDWLSTPEPQRRHLPWNIGLVLLLVVACFVPRALMAWRINTICVDGVVYFRLANDLENRQVAADDGGRLQSGTYPMALASLHRLGFDWETAAEFYGVLLSTLAVLPLFGWVRRQFDERVATVACLLYAFHPKLIEWSPEAVREPSFWFFFLLALYLMWRAAVEVDWRWFIAGGAVVALTCLTRFEGWFLLFPLVGWTALRFFRLRVGRWRLVSGFIGGVVTLPLVFFVFGQLLPGNNNWDHLRIEPMQRAGTWLLSWSEYLAEAPEPPPSPQPAVTPGGPPPAAPATFGETSSMFVRIAERGLTPLFGIFMLGGLLASPRLFYRSENWPILLIALAVAAGIWIHLWYAHQASSRYVLTIVLVTMQGAAIGVLEFGRLAGRWLSERWPRAQLMATVGALVVVAAVGTVDAVSSDFRSRAALASLGRWIHDQYPRAPLIVGSENQLMLVGYYAQGSAFFFPPELAGDALAGWVEQVKPDAVVISKRRQTPAEYQAIIDRCEQLGLAVVEENQIATPTKNILVLARVQSEPEHIRQAAFTSATKP
- a CDS encoding MraY family glycosyltransferase, with amino-acid sequence MFLSVVADKTVAFAFLAALLAALALTPIARAVARRLKVVDVPDGARKCHDRPVPLWGGIAVYLAIAVGVLVARYGPVDSAAFDQFSTTVILACGLVCLVGCIDDSHDLPARFKLMLQVGSVMPVVLAGYYFDRVVAFGYPIDLGWLGIPLTILWLVGCINALNLLDGLDGLASVVGISASLMMAIIATNSGHPHVGIVALLAAGSLAGFLVYNLPPASIFLGDSGSMVIGLLVGMISIQGALKTSATLSIAVPAVVMSIPMLDTVFAIVRRKLSGQRFDTADRGHIHHRLLERGLTKWQALCIIGALCLTTGAAATAATIFRFEWVGWITAIALIVLLVRTRSFGHHEVALAKQHCSAVLARWSATIAESTTRWTRAHPQATWQRAWHELLHDEIMSQAAGFELLLATRAEQARYSWRNPMAIAPTHAQLPLALTFTQPNGTMCQLQLLGLRPASETHDVLPRVTALLNALVQTWQPTDEALMPPAGVECHRIVVDSWRRAA
- a CDS encoding ABC transporter permease — its product is MEATARRQRLRQSGCHHDRRIESRSGWPRLAWTEVWTNRELLGFFVWRDVKVRYKQTLLGVIWAVLQPLTTMIVFSVIFGRLAQLDSEGVAYPAFSLAGLLPWLLFSGGVTLAASSLVGNVNLLTKVYFPRILLPLSNVISALLDFAVSLALLFAVLGWFDIWPTWRMMLLPASIALALITAAGAGLWLAALNAQYRDIRHALPFVMQIWMYATPIVYSLSIVPEPWRPLVAINPLVTVVESFRFIMLGTNGLSVGLVAVSCVSALALLLSGTWYFRSMERLMADTI
- a CDS encoding ABC transporter ATP-binding protein, which gives rise to MTLRDRLTSSMTRAWRRVTPQPGQDKLQPSDGFWALRNLSLDVAAGEVLGVIGHNGSGKSTLLKILARITEPSQGYAIVRGRVGALLEIGTGFHMELTGRENVYLSGAILGMRRAEIRGKFAAIVAMAGVEDFLEIPVKRYSTGMYLRLAFSVAAHLDSDILLLDEVLAVGDIAFQCTCQDKIRELANEGRTIVLVSHDLTSVRALCDRVLLLEAGQAAALGSAAHVIDGETSAAA
- a CDS encoding glycosyltransferase family 2 protein; this encodes MSLPLSADIVTSKRYVVTPSPGARRPSTMISAIVDLDVGVIYSGEQNYMLPLVKSLAGSADGLTLRLILVDNASPEGVASYADYCPRTKIVANAERLGYAANLNRILAASDARYTLLLNTDMYFDVGEQCIAKMVKFMDDNSGCGISICRIYHPDGTYGYPARRFPTWRAIAARRLGLARFYAGELRDHLYQDSDTKTSFDCDWISGCFMLVRRDAMRDVGRFDEGYAKYFEDVDMCLRMARAGWQVKFHGQTYCYHFEQRASRRTLSRDAWWHARSYLRWLTKWRLSVPSNAPNNASRAKAMLTAARSLRHDPSHANPGQPPKGATESRTARRPDGRR
- a CDS encoding protocatechuate 3,4-dioxygenase codes for the protein MPIGISSFTRRRFLGSVAASAALFTVRGALAEELTLTPRQTEGPFYPDKLPLDTDNDLLIINEGITPAVGEITYLSGRILDADGEPIRNALVEIWQVDSHGAYIHSRSGNRDAHDGNFQGFGRFLTGSTGDYCFRTVKPVPYPGRTPHIHFAVKTKGRDKFTTQCYIKGEPGNERDAVLKGIRDQQLRDSIIIDFSPIPNSRIGELAARFDIVLGVTPEDKA
- a CDS encoding ATP-binding protein translates to MSVYPTSERHLWKALQPYGLAILSLAVATLVRLALNPLLGDRQAFMTYFATLIVVSAISGVGPSLTVLFGSVPLVMWCFFPPHRSLAVSEAHNLIAIGTFVSLGLLVVVLGGMLRRARHQAEESEQLFDSKARELELDRARLQQELLHLTDEMRGVDARREDFLALVANELRRPLVPIASAASFHSVAATASEMESAMDVVKLETTKLGRLIDDLLDAFRHNQGAMQLHKVPLDLAQIASKAVATVRSVAAQSGRELNVSLAKEAIPVNGDAVRLERVVYNLLMNAIRSTNPGGQIWLTALERDGAAVLKVKDTGVGLTEDAIPRVFNLNSQLDGSLARESGGLGISLTAIKPIVDMHGGMVSVNSNGLGQGCEFVVFLPLVDSAKTTGPAAAHDSPVANHEVATAHVNKDVPQA